A DNA window from Helianthus annuus cultivar XRQ/B chromosome 15, HanXRQr2.0-SUNRISE, whole genome shotgun sequence contains the following coding sequences:
- the LOC118487461 gene encoding secreted RxLR effector protein 161-like: protein MIVRSLDVEKDPFRPPNDGKEILGLEVPYLSAIGALMFIASHTRPDISFSVNLLARYSSCPTKRHWYGVKQIFRYLQGTKDMGLYFTNQSTTSLVGFADAGYLSDPHTGRSQTGYLFTSGGTAISWRSVKQTITATSSNHAEILAIHEAS, encoded by the coding sequence ATGATTGTAAGATCTCTTGATGTCGAGAAAGACCCATTCCGACCTCCGAACGATGGAAAGGAAATTCTTGGTCTAGAAGTACCATATTTAAGTGCAATTGGCGCACTAATGTTTATTGCTAGTCATACACGACCAGATATATCATTTTCTGTAAATTTATTGGCAAGATATAGTTCATGCCCTACGAAGAGGCATTGGTATGGGGTAAAACAAATATTTCGATACCTTCAAGGTACAAAAGATATGGGGTTGTATTTTACTAACCAGTCGACAACAAGTTTGGTTGGTTTTGCAGATGCAGGGTATTTGTCTGATCCTCACACTGGACGATCTCAAACTGGATATTTATTCACAAGTGGAGGCACTGCTATTTCATGGCGTTCTGTAAAGCAAACCATCACAGCCACATCATCTAACCATGCAGAAATATTGGCGATTCATGAAGCTAGTTGA